The DNA window TTTGCGCAAAGGGTAAATACAATACCGCATTAACCTTTTCGTATTCTTACGTATTCTGTAatgttttgtttatttgtttatgattTTGGCTGCAGTAATGCATGTATGAAGCTTGAGGAGTATCAGACTGCCAAGATTGCTTTAGAGACCGGTGCCTCGTTGGCTGCAGATTCATCAAGATTTCTTAATTTGATTAAAGAATGCGATAGGCTCATTGCAGGTCAACTTTATTCTTATTATTGGACTTACAAACTCTTTTTATTTGGTGAATATTGATTAGtttgttatttacttttttttagtTGTTTGTGGTTTTTTCGATTTTTGTTTGAGTTTGTATGTATCTGATGTTGTATCTTGACGATTGAAAAGGAAACTAtggataatttatttttttgctcGAAAACTGACTGATTTTGGATGACATTGTCTTAAACAGAAGAGTCTTCTACTCAGGAAAAGTCCACCACCACACAGGAGGCAACTCCAAAAGTTGTTGTTCCAGAGAAAAATCTCTTGGAGGAGCCAATAGTGGCGGTAGCTAAGCCTAAATATAGGTTAGTAGTAGTAGTTGTATTCGGAAGGTTTATGTCCTTTGCTAGGGTTATTGCTTTTGCGGCATTTCATGAACCAACCCTTTGTGGATTGATAAAGTTTTATCTAATGGTAGATGCTAATCTGTGAAAAAATTATGCAGGCACGGATTTTACCAGACACCTCAAGAAGTGGTTGTAACGATATTTGCCAAGGGGGTCTCCAAAGAAAGCATTACTATCGACTTTGGTGAACAAATAGTATGGTTtacattataataatatttacttgttgtttttatgattggtttttgtTACACTTGTATGCATCTTGGTTGAACAAGTTGGATATAACATTCTAAGTTTAtttcctttatattttcttttgtagCTAAGGGTCAAGATTGATGTCCCTGGAGAAGATGCATATGTTTTTCAAACTCGCTTATTTGGAAAGGTATGAACATGAGCTTTGCAttgtttttatttgttactaGCCTTTTTATTGGAAGTTTCACATTTAAATTTCTGTCATTGTTTTGTAATTCTATATAAAATGTTAATAAGTGGTTGGTTATCTTCAATCAGATCATACCTTCCAGATGCCGGTATGAAGTTATGGCCACCAAAATTGAAATTCGCCTTGCTAAAGCAGAATCTATTAACTGGAAGTCCCTAGAATTCACCACAGAAGCCACAGTTGCACCAAGGGCTATTGCCTCTTCAGGTAACTTCAgatttatctaccatttttaagACTCATTGTTGTTTGGTGGTTTATTTACAGTCTTAATCCCTTAACATAAATTTTACAGTTACTGGAACTCAAAGACCTACTTACCCGTCCTCAAAACCAAAAAGAGTAGATTGGGATAAGCTTGAAGCTCAAGTTAAGAAAGAGGTTTGTCTTCTGCGTACAAAAAACACTCATCTCTTTATATTTTAATGCACTTCTTTCTCCTAAACATTTTGTCATTTCAGGAGAAAGATGAAAACCTTGATGGTGATGCTGCACTGAACAAATTTTTCCGGGAAATATATTCCGATGCTGATGAGGATACAAGAAGAGCAATGAAAAAGTCATTTgtaagttttattttaattttctatatTTGATTGATCCTTGCTGCAATGTcgtaagtttaattatttgttcgAATGTTGTTTGTAGGTGGAGTCGAATGGAACAGTGCTGTCTACAAACTGGAAGGAAGTGGGAACAAAGAAGGTTGAAGGAAGTCCTCCAGATGGCATGGAGTTGAAGAAATGGGAATATTAATATCTTTTCTAAATTACTTTATTTTGGAAATTTGGGTGCTTAATTTTGTTTACATAACTAGTGAACAAAAGTAGTAAacctttttttggtttttttgggTTTTCATGACTTCATTGGTGGCTGATTTTTCTCTGTTTGGTGAATACAATGCAATTGCAGATTCTGTTTTTGGTGTCATTCTTCTATTTcaactttttattatttaattctgTCCGGCttgtattataattataataataaaattatttaactttCTAAATggatgaaattttttaaaattatgatataaataaatatttaacataattaaataatcaatatatttttaaatgaatataGACTTTAATTAAAAGGATTAAGGTAACACTTGTAACTTATACTAAAAATAATTAGTTAAGTTTAGGTCTATTTATTTATCTATATTTAGCACTTTGTTAATGCAATAACGTTATTACACAGCAAAAACCACTAATCAATTTGATACTAGTATATTATTAGAAAGGAAAACTCTATTAGTTGTCTATGACTAGTATTTACTGGAGATTCAACATTTCTAACGAGAAACGAAACAAAATGTTGTATCATAATCAAAATGTTAATAACTAAGAGAAGAAAATTGATCAAAAGAAATATTCTGCAGCATGTCTTCGAAACGAAATGACACGACTATTTACTTAAGAACATGCGTAGACCTGCCACCGCAGGTGAATTCCCATGTACCATGGTGGGACGTTACAGATTCAAAGACGATTTTAGTAAATTCTTTGCCAATGTTGCAGATGCAAATGTGCTTGATCTTTTTTGCAACTTTTTTCTTTAAATCGATCTTGTCTTGTTTTGGAATCCACAGGTTCACTTCTATGAGCATTGTAAGTCCTTTTTTTTCCCCTCATGTTCATGTTTGTGTCAATGTTTGATAGACAGAACATTAATTAACACATTCTAGTTGTTGTTTTATGTTAGGTTGGTCTTATCTTTGCAGCTACATTCAATGAAAACTGGACGAAAACGATGAAGACGTTGTTCTGGTCAGATTCACAGGAAAATCTAGGACTAATTTCAATATTTGGTTACATGCTGTTCCTATTCTACATTGGAGTAAAAACAGATATGAGTGTAGTCCATAAAACTAGGAGTGGTGCCACCAACATTGGTTCTTTAGCTATAATGGCTCCTTTTCTATGTGGCATGGCTACTCTAAGTTTTTTCTCAACAAAACCTCTTCAATATTACCAAACAAAAATACTTGTAATTATCATTGGATTGTTCTCCATGACTCCTTTCCCTGTAATCTCCTCAACTTTAAGCGATCTCAAGATCCTGAACTCTGAATTGGGTCGAATCGGGCAATCAGCGTCGTTAGTCAGTGAAATTTTCAGTGTCTTCTTAGCATCAACACTAACGTTTGGTAAATTATACGAGGACCATGGTTTAGCGAGAGCGTTGATTTGCATTGCGGCTGCTGTCTTGTTTATACTCTTGGTTATATTCATTATCCGACCGTCGATGTTTTGGATTATTAAACAGACGCCGGAAGGTGATCATGTGAGTGATAACTATGTTTATGGCGTACTCATATTAGTCTTGTTATCATCCTATGCTTCATCCAGATTTGGATTTTTCGGTCTCTTCGGACCTTTTGTATTGGGAATGGCTATACCTGAAGGACCTCCATTAGGCACTGCTATTATTAAGAAAATTGATACTTTTGTTAATGGGATTTTCATGCCAACGTTTATGACTACATGTGCAATGAGGGTAGATTTGAGAGACTTGTTGTGTTGGAGAAATAAAGTTGATGGAAGTGTTGATGTTTTTATGGTGCAAGCTTTGGTTATTGTCACGGTTTGCTTTGTTTCTAGATTTGTTGCTTGTATGATACCTCCTTTACGCCAAGAATTGCCTTTGAGAGATGCTTTTTCTTTATCTTTGATTATGAGCAGCAAAGGCATCGTTGAAATGGCTACGCTCTCTGTCGCCAGAGATACTACAGTAAGCATTTTACTTCATTTcattgtaatatatattttttaaaatcttgaTATCTGGTCTTGCGACTGATTAATCCAAGAGGACAAATCCCACCGTCCATTTGCGGGGACCAGTTTAAAGATAGAGCAAAGCTAATATTGAGGCCTTGAGAGAAACACACTCTCAGAACCTCTGGGGTTATTTCATCATACTATTAATTCAATTCTATCGTCGTCGTCATCATTTAATATTAATTGAGTTCTATATTTGAATGCATGCAGGAACTACCTAATAACATATTTGCCTTATTGATGGTATGCATCATAGTAAACACCACTATGGTTCCAATGCTGTTGGGTTATATGTATGATCCAACAAAGAAGTACACAGGTTACACAAAGAGAAACATAGCAGATCTGAAAAACAACTCAGAACTTCGAGTTTTAGCATGTATTCACAGGCCCGACAATATTCCAGCGACGATAAATCTTCTCGAAGCAGCATATCCAACGAAACAAGATCCGATATGCACTTATGCACTTCAACTGATCGAGTTAATAGGACGAGCTTCTCCTATATTCATCAGCCACGAActtcaaaaaaagaagaaatcGAGCACAAACACCTCGATGGCAGAGAAGCTTCTAGAGTCATTTCAAATCTTCGAAAAAGAGTTCAAAGGTTGTTTACTCGTCAACACATTCACAGCCGTATCACCAGCAGAAATGATGTATGACGATATCTGTACACTAGCACTCGACAAATTTACATCACTTATTATCCTCCCTTTTCATAGAAAATGGTCGTGCGACGGTAGCTCGGTCGAGTTGGAAGACGAGTCGTTGAGGGACTTGAACTATCGAGTTATGGAAAGAGCACCATGTTCCGTTGGCGTGTTAATCGAAAGAGCACAAATGACACATATATTCTCACTAGAAACACCATATAATGTGTGTTTGTTGTTTATAGGTGGGAAAGATGATAGAGAAGCACTTATATTCACAAAGAGAATGACCAAGAATCCACATGTTAAGGTAACAGTGGTTAGATTCATTAGTTTGGAAGTTGATTCAAAGGTTTGCTGGGAGCGTTTACTTGATAATGAGTTGTTGGATGAGATAAAGACAAAGAATAAAGTTGGAAATGTTTATGTAAAATATGTTGAGGAAACAGTGAAAGATGGACCTGAAACAGCATTGATAATAAGGTCTTTGGTGActgaatttgatttgattattGTTGGGAGACAAGCAGGGATTGAAACACCTCAAACATGTGGATTGTTGCAATGGAGTGAGTATCCTGAACTTGGTGTTTTGGGTGATTTGTTGGCTTCTACTGATGCTGCTGGTAAAGCATCTGTCTTTGTTATACAACAACAAAGAACAGCTATGGATATTTGAAATTTTATCAGGATCACTGATTGTACATTTTGTAATCATAGGAATTCAATTCATTTTTTTAGTTAATCATAGTATTAAAATTCATAGTTAGCATTTTTTTGAATGAATGCcaaaatgtatataaaaaaaaactttctatTTATTTGTTTGATAAAAGGAAATCAGTTTTAAAAGTATAATGTATATTATAATCAATACGAATGTCGAGAATTTGACATGCCATCCCCCAAATTATACATGTCACCTCCCTAAACCTATGAAAAGATCAAATTATTCAACCAATTTTCATTACcacattttctaaaatttatgtGAAGAATCGATTTTTCTGACGATACCGAAAATTTAGAAGACTTACCAGAAATTTGAcgaaaacaaataagatttacggtatattttgtgaaattttcggtatttactactggaaattttaaaatttccagtattttcaaaatttctggtaTTATTATCATTCGCCAAcattatcagaaattttgaaatttctggtgcCTATTATCATACCAGAAGTTTCAAAATTTCCagtatttcaaattaaaaaaaaaaaactatttccttatatttttaaattttgcagTGAGGACCAGAGGCAGGGACGATTCTGTTGCGGGACAGACCACCGATTGAGCTCGTGCAATTGTTCGACCTGCTGATGAGGCGCATGCCTCAGAGCTGTGTGCTGGACGCCTTCCTCCGAACGGTTCTAATCGTAAACGGATGGCTGAGCAGCAGGTGGTGGCGGGGTTCCCCGCACCTCGTCGCCGAACTGGTAGAGCATCCACTACAATGGAGGAGCCGGTGGTTCAGGTGCAGAGAGTTCAGGAGCCGGTGGTTGAGGAGCAGGTGGTTGTTATTTCGGTGGTTCAGGTGGTCCAGGAGACGGTAGTTGTTGAGCCGGTGGTTAAGGAGCAGGTAGTTGAGGATACAGACATCACCACCCGTGCATCTACAGAGCCATCAGTACACACTGATGGAGGTTTCTCCGAAGGACCTTATGACAGGTCCGTGTTGACGGGATACGCTAACCATGTTGCTTAGAGGATATCGTAGGGCGAGGTATGTAATATTGGTCTTGTTTAAATGcttaatttttatgtttattatgcGATTTGATGTATactaatttgatttaattgtattattttgttaCAGGATTGTCTAGTGTTGAAGGTCGCTTCTCACAGGTCGAAGTTGAAGAACTTCACTGGGAGTCGGATGTCTGAGCAGGTGAGGAGGATAGTTGAGGATTTCCATCGGATGGACTTTGCTGGATACTCCTTGACGATGTTGGACGCCTCCCTGTTATCAACTTTTGTTGAGAGGTGGCACCCAGAGACATCATCCTTCCATCTTCCATTTGGGGAGATGGTGATGACTTTAGCTGATGTGGATGCTCTTTTTTACCTTTCGATTGCTGGTACGTTTTCACACCAGTTTATAGGGACCAGGCGACGGCGGTGCGCATGGTTATGAATGCTTTGGACGTTGATGAAATGGATGTGCTATGTGAGTTTGGTGAGACTCGGGGCTTTCATATTAGAATGTCTTGGTTGAGAACTACTTATCAGGAACTTATGGATGCAGAGGGGTACCAGGCCGCCGCTAGGGCGTACATGCTACATCTAGTGGCATGTACTCTAATTGAGGACAAGTATGAAGTTTATATAGATGTTTGATACCTTTctctattcagcgtccttgacaCCTCATGTTGGACTTGGGGAGTAGCGACATTTACGAAGTTGTACACGGCGCTCGATGTTGCATCTCGACCTGACACCAGACAACTTGCTGGTTACTTAAGCTTGTTATgagtatattataatttattagatggttttgtgtttaattatttaggtgtatttattttattaattttatttatgcaGTGTTGGATCTACGAGCACTTCCCTCACATCTGTGAGCGGAATATCAAACGTGTTATGGCTACTAACCCATGTACGAAGAGGTGGAAGGCCAAACAAGCCATTCCAAGAGGGTCGATGGAGTACAGGCGAAGGCTATATGCTCTGAGCTTGGATGATGTCATCTAGACAACGTATACAGCTCACCGCCCTCATCGTCCTTTTGAGGTATCTACTTTATATTCAGGGTATCTCATATGGGATAGCCATGTGGCTAGACACTTGCCGAACAGGTGTCTACGCCAGTATGGTTATATACAGGGCATCCCACGTCCGGTCCCTAAGGCTCCAGCTGGTGGCATTGATCGATGGTTTCATAGTCACATCATCAGCTCCCCCGTGAGATCATTGATACAACAGTTGAGGTTCAAGAGCATGGGCAGTGCGAGGGTGGATACTTGAAATGGTTCTACAGTGAGTCACACCCTAAGGTCATACCACCTGCCATAGCATTTGATGTTCCAGGGCCTTCTGCTACCAGGGATTCTTCTGatccaccaccacctccacctcccGTAGGTGACCAGGACAACCGCCTACAGTTCATCGTTGTTCACTTAGATAGTCTCATGGGTTTGGTGAACCCTGATGGTGAGGTTCATACTATTTAAGCTAGGTTAGACGATGTTTCCCGTTGAGGGGCCTATGTAGATTTATTTTTTATGGTtgtattatatgtatattttggACATACATCTTTTTTATTGCATAATCTTTTTTGTCAGTACATGTTTCGTTTAggtaaagaaaacaaaataacatcaataacaaacaaacatcaCATGACAAACAACAAGCATAAACAGTACTCTGAAACATAAAAACCTAGGCACTAATGAATGACTCTGAACGTTTTAGAAACTTCATTATGTCATCCACGGATCTGCGCATCCAACTCGATAAgacctttagttatcctacggtgaaatgatttccacatggccTTCACATGTTTATCATTCTTCAAATCGATTAGGTTGTATTTCACTTTTCCATTTGTATCAATCCAGTCCTCCatggataatatatatataataaaatatttacggttgacgttttttgtttgttttatatacaatatatataattcattttaatattttaataaatataatacttacTGTGTCGTGAGTCTCCTTGCAAATATGTATGTTATTGTGGAATGGATATGAGGTTGTAATGATGTTGGTTGTGTATTGAATGTATGATATGTTGTGTGTTTATCTATCCTTGCGTTCTTTACACCATTTTATATCAAAGCTTATTCTCACCCCTTTTGCTTAATATCATCCACCATGGACATCTTGCAGATAATCAGGAGTtgcgttgttgttgtgtttgGAAGGTGGCTTGTTGGAGCTATTCTtcgtttatttttcattttatgggTTTTAGAATTTTTTACTCTAATTTGTAACTCCGAGATGGCGAACGTTGGTGATATTTTATTATGCGTTGTCATGGCGAGCGTTAGATGTTATCACTCcgtcttaaataaaataaataagagaaTAAAGCCTCAGAAAGATAGAAGGATAAAGCAGAACTTGCGTAAGATAGAATGATTTATTATCCCATTTATTGCCTAAAAAAGGGGCCTACTCTCTTTTCTAAATCCAATCAATAGCTCGTTCCAGTCTAACAAGATTCCTCCCTTTCACCTTTCAGTCGATTAAAAAATTGATCCAATCGTTGACGTTgcatgtgattcttatgattcCCGTCCTGGCCACCACCGTTTTATTTAAAATCTGGATCCATAATTATGGTCAATTAGCTACTGAGATAGCGTGGTTATTTAGTTGTTTTGAATGTTGAAGGCTTTTGCCATAACaataattaatttcaaataaaggTTATTAAGTGAAATATTTTAATTGATAAGTTGTGGTTATTGAATAATTTTGTTGTGGTGAGCCTAAGTAAAGGCGAGCATGTGATGACAAGTGTATTAAATCATaagtttttatttaataaagtgTTACAGAGCAGGTTCATGATGTCTTTTTTAAAGGGTATTTGTGACTTGCCGTCGAAGCACAGAGTTGAGTTTAACATAGACTCAGTACCTAGTAATAGTCTTGCGCCAATGGTTCCATATAGAATGTGTGCTCAGAGGTTAGTGAGCCAAAGAGTCATTTAGAGGATCTACTAGAGAAGAAGTTTGTTTggcctagtgtttcaccgtgGCGAGCGTGTGTGTTATTAGTGAAAAATAAAGATGGTAGTATGGGGTTGTGTCACAGAGATCATAAGTTTTTGGGTTTGATTGGTTACTATAGAAGGTTCATCGAAGGCTTCTCAAAATTAGCTTTGCCTTTGACTCAGTTGACTCAAATAGGTCAAGCTTATGCTTGGGATGTGCATTGAAAAGAGTGTTTTCAAGAACTTAAGAGGAAGTTGACGTGTGCTTCAGTTTTGTTTTTTCCGAGTCCAGGTGAATcctttgttgtgtattgtgatgcttcaaagAGGGGGCCTAGGTGATGTTTTGATGCAAAATGGTTAGGTTGTGGCTTATATGTCGCAATAGCGAAAGATTCATGAGAGAAATTATCCTACCCAAGATATAGAGCTGGAAGTCATGGTGTTTGTGTTAaaaatttggaggcattatttgtttgattCCATATTTGAAGTTTTcagtgaccataagagtttgaagtacttgTTCGATCAGAACGAATTAAATATGAGACAGATGAGGTGGCTTGAATTCCTAAAGAAATAATTACTTTCTTATCTATTTGGTCATCCGTGTTAGCCTAAGAATCTTTAAGGAATAATTCCTTCCTTCTCCTTAGTTGGGCCTTTGTTGTAAAATGTGAGTTTGTTGGATTATACCTATTTTGCTTTGTGTTTTATATATGGGCTTAGTTTCCTTCTGGAAAAAACCCAAATCCCACTCTCCTTACTAAGATTTTTTCTCTGAGTTCATTTAACATATCAATGTCTACCAAAATTCTAACGCAGTGTCCAAAAAGTATGTCAAAAAGAGGTCTGTTGGAAGTGGAATTAATGCAAATAGGTGATCAAACGCTACTAGcgattttaaatatgattttgggTCTCAAGTACTCCTGGGAAAGATCATGTATTCTTACCCAAACTTGGCCAGAGGTTTGGTTCATGTTATTTGGGACAAAGTATTTAGACCATGGGAAGAGTTTCAATATTCTAGGGTTAACATTCCATGAAGGTAAATATCTGACCCTTATAACATCCTTTATGCTAGAAAAGGAGAATTCAGAAAAATCCTTACCTAGAGAGGTGATTCCCTATTTCACAATTAAGTTCCATATAGTGTTCAATTTAAGCATGAATTGTTGAACTGTTAATGGGGTGGTTCCTTTCGGCCAAATAATTCTTCCATGAAGATTGTGTTTGCAGGCTTCCAACCCTATGAGGTATTCTTCTTCTGGGGTCGAGACGGAGAGCATGTTCCCTTTAAAGCATGGATTTGAGATATGACTTGTGAGAATGTTGCAGACGTTTTCTAGGGCTTCAACAAACGATTTGTTGGGTCTTTTCTAATTCGTATTAGGGTAAACTTCCTTTGCTGTTATTGATGTTTCAGTGAAGAGAGATTAGATGCGAGCGACGTCCATCTGGTAGGATGAATGAGAATATAATTAGGTTTTTGGTAGGGCAAAGCTCATCATCGCTATCATGAGATTGATTAGGTCTCACTAGAGTTGTCAAAGGATTTCTAAACTAAaaagctatttgaaatagcttcaaaatgaagtgattttttaaaaaaaaaaaattgatgtctaatctttttttcaataaaatgattaaaatacTTGAAACAacgttttaaaaatattattcaaaccaaatttcatttaaagtttttataaaaattttctttgtaaatttattcaaacaaaaatttataacaatataaaaatcattttaaaaaatagttgAAACAAACAGAACCAAAActgatgatttttttaatttaaaataatatcttGACTATGttaaataattttacattgtTATTCTGATAGAGAGTAGAATTTAGTATATAAGTTCATTAAGAATTTATAGAAGTAGTCATTTTATgtgtattgttatttatttgggcatttattaatatttagaCTTTTTAGTTTGTAATCCGCTAGTAACATTAT is part of the Vicia villosa cultivar HV-30 ecotype Madison, WI linkage group LG2, Vvil1.0, whole genome shotgun sequence genome and encodes:
- the LOC131653117 gene encoding protein SGT1 homolog, which gives rise to MGFDLEEKAKEAFVEDHFELAVELLTQAILLDPTKPELYADRAQANIKLNNFTEAVADANKAIELNPSLSKAYLRKGNACMKLEEYQTAKIALETGASLAADSSRFLNLIKECDRLIAEESSTQEKSTTTQEATPKVVVPEKNLLEEPIVAVAKPKYRHGFYQTPQEVVVTIFAKGVSKESITIDFGEQILRVKIDVPGEDAYVFQTRLFGKIIPSRCRYEVMATKIEIRLAKAESINWKSLEFTTEATVAPRAIASSVTGTQRPTYPSSKPKRVDWDKLEAQVKKEEKDENLDGDAALNKFFREIYSDADEDTRRAMKKSFVESNGTVLSTNWKEVGTKKVEGSPPDGMELKKWEY
- the LOC131653116 gene encoding cation/H(+) antiporter 4-like; translation: MSSKRNDTTIYLRTCVDLPPQVNSHVPWWDVTDSKTILVNSLPMLQMQMCLIFFATFFFKSILSCFGIHRFTSMSIVGLIFAATFNENWTKTMKTLFWSDSQENLGLISIFGYMLFLFYIGVKTDMSVVHKTRSGATNIGSLAIMAPFLCGMATLSFFSTKPLQYYQTKILVIIIGLFSMTPFPVISSTLSDLKILNSELGRIGQSASLVSEIFSVFLASTLTFGKLYEDHGLARALICIAAAVLFILLVIFIIRPSMFWIIKQTPEGDHVSDNYVYGVLILVLLSSYASSRFGFFGLFGPFVLGMAIPEGPPLGTAIIKKIDTFVNGIFMPTFMTTCAMRVDLRDLLCWRNKVDGSVDVFMVQALVIVTVCFVSRFVACMIPPLRQELPLRDAFSLSLIMSSKGIVEMATLSVARDTTELPNNIFALLMVCIIVNTTMVPMLLGYMYDPTKKYTGYTKRNIADLKNNSELRVLACIHRPDNIPATINLLEAAYPTKQDPICTYALQLIELIGRASPIFISHELQKKKKSSTNTSMAEKLLESFQIFEKEFKGCLLVNTFTAVSPAEMMYDDICTLALDKFTSLIILPFHRKWSCDGSSVELEDESLRDLNYRVMERAPCSVGVLIERAQMTHIFSLETPYNVCLLFIGGKDDREALIFTKRMTKNPHVKVTVVRFISLEVDSKVCWERLLDNELLDEIKTKNKVGNVYVKYVEETVKDGPETALIIRSLVTEFDLIIVGRQAGIETPQTCGLLQWSEYPELGVLGDLLASTDAAGKASVFVIQQQRTAMDI